The following DNA comes from Moritella sp. 24.
TGGTCAAGGTCATCCCGATAAAAATACCATCAGAGATTCTGCCAAGCGCCAGATGGAAAGCATCGACACACAAAAAGTCAAGATCACGGCACAATCATCCATCCCTGCATTAGGAGCTGGATTACGCTTTACATTAACTGACCACAGTGAAAGTGAACACAATCAAGAATACGTAGTGACGCAAGCAGAACATCACTTCTCGGCAACAGAAAGCGGTCATAAAACCGAATACAACAATACATTTAAATGTATGCCTGCTTCTATTTTATGGCGTCCAGCCTTCTTACCAAAACCCCAGATCCACAGTGTGCAAAGTGCAGAAGTCACTGGGCCAAGTGGTGAAGAAACAAATCAAGATAAACAAGGACGAATTAAAGTCCAGTTCCATTGGGATCTACAGGGAAAAAAAGACGAAAAAAGCTCATGCTGGGTACCTGTTTCTCAAGCGACAGCCAGTAACGGGTTTGGTGTGCAATTTATCCCACGCGTTGGTGACGAAGTATTAATTAACTTTATTGATGGCGACCCTGACCGCCCTGTTGTTTGTGGGTCTATCTACACAGGGAAAAATAAACCGCCCTACAGCGCTGCGACACAATCAGGCATCAAAACCAGAAGTACACCAAAAGGCAATGCCAGTACAGCCAATGAACTCAGATTCGAAGACAAAAAAGACAAAGAAGAGATCTTTTTACAAGCCGAAAAAGATCTGACCATCAATGTAAAACAAAACAGCAAACAAACCGTCACTGGCACATCGTTATTAACCGTCAAGAAAACAATAAACATCAGCAGTAAAGAAGCTACAAGTCTTGAAAGTAAAGATGCCTTATCAACTAAATCGGCAAAAGACACCAGTATCTCATCTGATGCAAACATCAGCCTCGATGCAGGTAAGAAAGCCAATATCAGTGCAACTTCTGCAATCAAAATTGATGGCCAAACGATTGAGCTAAAAGGCAAGACAAAAATAAAGCTCTCAGTCGGTGGCAGTAGTATCGAAATCAGCCCTAGCGGCGTAAAAATAGCAGGACCACAAATAGCCATCGACGGACAAGGTAGCGCCACCCTCAAAGCAACTATCGTCACTGTCGAAAGCAAGGCGAAAACAGACATCAAAGGCGCACTTGTCGGTATTAATGGCAGTGCAATGACACAGGTAAAAGCAGGTGCCATGGTTCAAATACAAGGCGCAATAGCGAAGGTAAACTAATGCATTATTTAAAGATCCCACATCAACATGCACAAGATATTTTATCTTTGTATGAAGCAAGTGATGAGATAACAGCACTCGCAGAGCAGCATCAGACACCCGCAGCAGTCATCGAGGTGGCGATTGCTGCTGAACTCTTTGCTGATACCGCTTTATTCCTTGCGCACGCATTACCAGTCAGAGAAGCAATTTGGTGGGCATGTTGCTGTGCAAGTCAACGTAATGACTGGAACGAAGATGAAGCGAATGCGATCCGCTCGGCTAAGGCATGGGTGCATGAACCCGATGAAACTGCACGTCGATTTGCCGAAGACATGGCAAAAAAAGCAGACTTACAAACCGGAGCTGGTTGGGTTGCTCAGGCAGCATTCTGGAGTGGTGGTAGCATGACAGCACCGAATGAACCTATCGTTCAACCGCCTGAATACTTATATTCACAAGCCGTCGCAGGCGCAGTTAACTTAATCGCGGCCCTACCCGATGGCGAACATGCCACAGAGCGATATGAACACTATTTTAAACTTGGATTACATATTGCCCAAGGTGGCAATGGTAAGTTAGGAGAATAATATGTTACCAGCAGCACGCGCGACCGACATGCATGTATGTCCAATGCAAACCCCGGCACTAGTACCAATCCCACATGTTGGCGGGCCGCTGCTTCCCCTACCGACAACAGTATTAATTGGTAATTTACCCGCTGCAACCGTAGGGCAAATATGTATGTGCGTGGGACCTCCAGACAGTGTAGTAAAAGGCAGCGCAACCGTCTTAGTTAACAGTAAACCCGCGGCAAGAATGGGCGATACAACAGCACACGGAGGCACCATTATCATGGGGATGCCAACCGTGTTAATTGGTGGATAATTTTAAGCCTAATCGATATTAGGCTTATCTTTCATTTTTGTCAGCCAATTAAGCCAGCGTGTTAATAACCGCTGTTCCTGTACGCTCAAATCCGAATTATACAACTGTAATAACCACTGATAAAAAGCATACCAATCATCCTCTGGCATAACGATGTGCGACTGTTCATAACGATCTACAGAGCAAAATCCGGGCGTCACCTGCCACGATGACAAATTCGATAATGTCGCACCTAACGGTAGTGCAGAGCCACAATCAATTAACGATATTTCACCCTTATCAGCATTATAAATAACATTCGATGGTTTAATATCGCCATGCACCCAACCTTGCGCATGCATCGCCATAATCGCCCGCACTATTTGTGGTATCAGTGGCAAAAATTCACTTATTTGATGCACAGTGAAGGAGAGTAATGACTCTCCCTCAATAAATGGCAGTAATAATAAATGTTCCGCCTCAAAATACGCTAAAGCAGGGCGAATATAATATGAATGGCAATGTGATAAACAGCGCCACTCTCGCTCTATAGCGAGGGGTTCAGCCTGCTTCAGCACCCTATAATCTGATACTGAAGCAAATTGGTTATCTCGAACTAACCATGTCGTCGACGACAGTAACTTGATCACTGTGAAACGAGAAGCCAGTCGACCGTTTATCACGTCCACCATCCTTTATAAACGCACAGGTAAGCTAAAGCGAGTAAACAAATACTTATCAAAGATTTGATTACTGCCCTTTAGGCTGTATTGCAAGACGATATCTTCATTATTAAGTTTGTAGGTTAACTTCTTAATGCGTCGGTCACCCGTTGCACTTGTACGTCCATCAAACAAAGCTCTAAACAGTGCCCATTGTCCTGAATATGATTTACTGGCAACACGATTCTCACCACTGAAGAAATTAACCGACATGTAATCATCTTCACCAATCGATGGCCATGCAATGCTTTGCCATAATCGAGGACCATGGCGATATGAAAATATATTTTCCGTTTCCATGATGTTAAATTGCGTGACAGAGGTACTCATCGAACTCGCTTTTAACTTCAACGTCATTGCCAGTTCTTGTCCCGAAGCACCAAAGAACAACTCTCTAATCGTTTTTGCTTGCTTAAGCTGCTGTAAACTCTTCGTATTAATGGGCAGTTTTTCGCCATCAAATTCAGCCAGCTTTAACGTACCATTATCCCAATACGTGAAGGGATGAAGCACTTCACTCACGAACTTATCGATACGACCTTCAGGCTTGAACATCAATGCAAAATCATCAATAGCAACTTCGCCACGTCCTGTTAACAAGAACGGAAAACGTCCTTCAACCGCCTGACGATAAAACCCATGAACTTGCTCTTTCCATTGCTGATTAACGTGATCAGCACTGCCGTTGATCACACGCTTCCATGACTGCGCATACAAAGATTTGATCCAACTTGCCACTTGATTTGGCGAGCGACTTGATTGTCGACGGAAATTAACCAGTACATCTTGGCTACCTGTCGCATGTGCTTGTGCATACTGATATAGCGCTCGACTTGGATCACCACTTGATAACGCTGTATCAAAATACGCATTTAATTGATCTAACTCAGCCATCAATTCATCTACAGGTGTCGTTTTACCTTTGCTCACCATGAATGTTGAATAAGGATTAAACGCCTCATTAACAACATATGAAGGTTGTAAACGTAATAGCTTATCGCCCGCAAGACGATTAACTCTTTCAACTTTCTTCAATACCGAGGCCGCTTTTTTCAAACCTAATTGACCGACAACCTTCGCATCAGGTGCATCTTCTGCTTGTTTCGCAAGCGTGGTATTCACAACAAGCGCATCAAGCACATCAATAATCGGACTATTCGCAGGTGAACGCGCTGTCTTAACCGCATAAGCAAGGTCATCAATCGAATCAAATTGCTTCACTTCGATGTTGTTAATCAGCTCTTTCCACTGATATACATAATCGGCATAATACAAACGCTGGACCTTCTTGCTCAACTCCGCAAGCTCAGAAATAGATCCGCCCGACATATCTCCTTGAATGCTTTTAAATTCATTCAATTGTTTTTTAAGCAAACTTGATTTCGCACTCAAATCGATATTAGCCTGCCCCTGACGCGTAAATAACTCAGGTAATAAATAACCGTTAAACCCCGTTTTGAATTGAAATAACACATCAAACTTATCCCCTAATTGGCGACGTGTATCAACGCGATTACGGTATTCAGGTAATGACTTGATGCGAGTGTAGATCAAACGTTCTGGTGATAAGCCCTCTAAATTTTGCTTTGCAACCGAAATTAAATCATCACTCTGAACAAGTACTTGCTC
Coding sequences within:
- a CDS encoding RIO1 family regulatory kinase/ATPase — encoded protein: MINGRLASRFTVIKLLSSTTWLVRDNQFASVSDYRVLKQAEPLAIEREWRCLSHCHSYYIRPALAYFEAEHLLLLPFIEGESLLSFTVHQISEFLPLIPQIVRAIMAMHAQGWVHGDIKPSNVIYNADKGEISLIDCGSALPLGATLSNLSSWQVTPGFCSVDRYEQSHIVMPEDDWYAFYQWLLQLYNSDLSVQEQRLLTRWLNWLTKMKDKPNID
- a CDS encoding type VI secretion system Vgr family protein, whose protein sequence is MTASAYTQKHRPILAKLDGKGPYIVSDLTVSEQIFSRSDYAATLISKDKISESLLGKAIDFSYSPGLEGNRKEARRFHALVSSIESLSFDPAKELYTYRIEAIDPLSVFNYRVSSRTFQDMTSKQIIEKVLSDSGLKSYFKLSMRNAGSKHTYCIQFNENDYGFLRRMMASEGWHYHSDHNGSQPCIIIGDNNQDFANLDNSKIPFITGAKDKTHAITHWHARNILGVSKLSLGDHNAELAECLSSGNRTTSNSVKNNALTQYFFGQGHPDKNTIRDSAKRQMESIDTQKVKITAQSSIPALGAGLRFTLTDHSESEHNQEYVVTQAEHHFSATESGHKTEYNNTFKCMPASILWRPAFLPKPQIHSVQSAEVTGPSGEETNQDKQGRIKVQFHWDLQGKKDEKSSCWVPVSQATASNGFGVQFIPRVGDEVLINFIDGDPDRPVVCGSIYTGKNKPPYSAATQSGIKTRSTPKGNASTANELRFEDKKDKEEIFLQAEKDLTINVKQNSKQTVTGTSLLTVKKTINISSKEATSLESKDALSTKSAKDTSISSDANISLDAGKKANISATSAIKIDGQTIELKGKTKIKLSVGGSSIEISPSGVKIAGPQIAIDGQGSATLKATIVTVESKAKTDIKGALVGINGSAMTQVKAGAMVQIQGAIAKVN
- a CDS encoding PAAR domain-containing protein, whose amino-acid sequence is MLPAARATDMHVCPMQTPALVPIPHVGGPLLPLPTTVLIGNLPAATVGQICMCVGPPDSVVKGSATVLVNSKPAARMGDTTAHGGTIIMGMPTVLIGG
- a CDS encoding Twin-arginine translocation pathway signal, whose product is MHYLKIPHQHAQDILSLYEASDEITALAEQHQTPAAVIEVAIAAELFADTALFLAHALPVREAIWWACCCASQRNDWNEDEANAIRSAKAWVHEPDETARRFAEDMAKKADLQTGAGWVAQAAFWSGGSMTAPNEPIVQPPEYLYSQAVAGAVNLIAALPDGEHATERYEHYFKLGLHIAQGGNGKLGE